In Anopheles gambiae chromosome 2, idAnoGambNW_F1_1, whole genome shotgun sequence, a single window of DNA contains:
- the LOC133391661 gene encoding uncharacterized protein LOC133391661, whose translation MNQNDGESDLTYVKKIIDLAKLCNYKDNQLIETVVDVIQAHATNPRVRKTGIKVLRKRGSITDLLDKVRECEMEQMNDINFARTHQQNSQVQPSALVAAVSNSSYHNNGPRMGGFHRGNSLYHQKYWGMQSGRGTSRLTPSRFSSNRPSGGRREPCGRCTSNYHSSENCHAISKRCRNCHTVGHIERACRQGIQDKTKRRAEEEEAGSPAIKTRKIAAIMDSNNTPETTSDKEIDMMKVASKDSYLQLTKSPEQTTAINNDQLCSVEKGIDNEGFIVGYVAGVPVNFMIDSGADVNTVAEDIYEELRASDPRTNPI comes from the exons ATGAATCAGAATGACGGCGAGTCCGATTTAACATacgtaaagaaaataattgacCTAGCAAAGCTCTGCAATTACAAAGACAACCAATTGATAGAAACAGTAGTCGACGTGATCCAAGCACATGCTACTAATCCAAGAGTCCGTAAGACAGGAATAAAAGTTCTAAGGAAACGTGGATCAATAACAGATCTTTTGGACAAAGTGCGAGAATGCGAAATGGAACAAATGAACGATATAAATTTCGCAAGGACCCACCAGCAAAACTCTCAAGTCCAACCATCAGCACTAGTGGCCGCCGTGTCCAACAGCTCTTACCATAACAATGGGCCTCGTATGGGAGGATTCCATCGCGGTAACTCACTGTACCATCAGAAATATTGGGGCATGCAAAGCGGAAGAGGAACATCTAGACTAACACCATCGCGGTTTTCATCAAATAGACCTTCCGGAGGTCGTCGCGAACCATGTGGAAGATGCACTAGCAACTATCATTCTTCTGAGAACTGCCACGCCATCAGCAAAAGATGTCGCAACTGCCACACCGTAGGGCACATCGAACGTGCATGCCGTCAGGGGATTCAGGATAAAACCAAACGTCGcgcagaggaagaagaagcaggaTCACCAGCAATTAAGACCCGGAAGATCGCGGCAATTATGGACAGCAATAACACGCCCGAAACAACCAGTGATAAAGAGATC GATATGATGAAAGTGGCGAGTAAAGACAGCTATTTACAGTTAACAAAGTCCCCTGAACAGACAACCGCTATAAATAATGACCAGTTGTGCTCAGTCGAGAAGGGAATCGACAACGAAGGCTTTATTGTCGGATATGTCGCAGGCGTTCCTGTGAATTTCATGATTGACTCCGGAGCGGACGTGAACACAGTAGCTGAGGATATTTATGAAGAGTTAAGAGCAAGTGACCCTAGAACGAACCcgatataa
- the LOC133391806 gene encoding uncharacterized protein LOC133391806, protein MNRFLRMKKEDFFHLLSLVGPKIAKMDTDFRKAITEQERLLITLRYLATGETFTSLQYVFRVSRHSISRIVKETCACLIEALRDYVKLPSTEEEWLAISRRFEQRWRFPHAIGAIDGKHVEIICPRNSGSEYHNYQNFFSIVLMVVVDADYNFLWADAGGKGGISDGGIFKNTRLYHK, encoded by the exons ATGAACCGATTTTTAAGGATGAAGAAGGAAGATTTCTTCCATTTACTGTCCCTTGTTGGTCCAAAAATTGCGAAAATGGACACAGATTTCCGCAAAGCAATCACGGAACAGGAAAGGCTGCTGATAACATTGCGGTATCTTGCGACTGGAGAGACATTTACCAGCCTACAATACGTGTTTCGG GTGTCGAGGCATTCTATCAGCAGAATAGTTAAAGAGACGTGCGCATGTCTTATCGAGGCTTTGCGGGATTATGTCAAG ctACCCTCTACCGAAGAAGAATGGCTTGCAATCTCAAGACGATTTGAGCAGCGCTGGAGATTTCCTCACGCAATAGGTGCAATCGATGGGAAGCacgttgaaattatttgccCTCGTAATAGCGGATCCGAATATCACAACTATCAAAATTTTTTTAGTATTGTATTAATGGTTGTGGTCGATGCTGATTATAACTTTTTATGGGCAGATGCTGGTGGTAAGGGAGGAATATCGGACGgtggaatatttaaaaacacacgGCTATATCACAAGTAG